One genomic segment of Accipiter gentilis chromosome 29, bAccGen1.1, whole genome shotgun sequence includes these proteins:
- the GPR61 gene encoding G-protein coupled receptor 61, protein MEPSLPAPWAWNSSRAARGLQPSPGPMPPNGTADGKPKDVASKSVGLFFMLLIDLTAIVGNAAVMTVIVKTPALRKFVFVFHLCLVDFLAALTLMPLEMLSGSAVFDSPVFGEAMCRVYLFLSVCFISMCILSISTINVERYYYVVHPMRYEVRMTVGLVACVLVGVWLKAVATSLVPVLGWLSPDRPPVPAGRGCSLQWSRGPYCKFFVVFFAAFYFLLPLLIIVVVYCSMFKVARVAAMHHGPLPTWMETPRRRSESLSSRSTMVTTSGAPRTTPQRTFGGGKAAAILLAVGGQFLFCWLPYFSFHLYTALSAQPLVGPAAETVVTWLGYFCFTSNPFFYGCLNRQIRGELGRLLTCFFKQPPEEDLRLPSREGSIEENFLQFLQGTGCPTEPRTRTPSPKRDQPPIDFRIPGQIDEDTVEGTERRGGDGVYVPVVASPKPEL, encoded by the coding sequence ATGGAgccctccctgcccgccccgTGGGCCTGGAACAGCTCTAGGGCAGCGCGGGGGCTCCAGCCCTCCCCAGGTCCCATGCCCCCCAACGGCACAGCTGACGGCAAACCCAAAGACGTGGCCTCTAAATCGGTGGGGCTCTTCTTCATGCTGCTCATTGACCTGACGGCCATCGTGGGCAACGCCGCCGTCATGACCGTCATCGTGAAGACGCCGGCGTTGCGCAAGTTCGTCTTTGTCTTCCACCTCTGCCTGGTGGACTTCTTGGCCGCCCTCACCCTGATGCCGCTGGAGATGCTCTCTGGTTCGGCCGTTTTCGACAGCCCGGTTTTCGGCGAGGCCATGTGCCGGGTTTACCTGTTCCTCAGCGTCTGCTTCATCAGCATGTGCATCCTCTCCATCTCCACCATCAACGTGGAACGTTACTACTACGTGGTGCACCCCATGCGCTACGAGGTGAGGATGACGGTGGGGCTGGTGGCCTGCGTCCTCGTCGGTGTCTGGCTCAAAGCCGTGGCCACCTCCCTCGTCCCCGTGCTGGGCTGGTTGTCACCCGACCGACCGCCAGTGCCCGCCGGCCGTGGCTGCTCTTTGCAATGGAGCCGCGGTCCCTACTGCAAGTTCTTCGTGGTCTTCTTTGCCGCCTTCTacttcctcctgcccctcctcatCATCGTGGTGGTCTACTGCAGCATGTTCAAGGTGGCGCGGGTGGCTGCCATGCACCACGGCCCCCTCCCCACCTGGATGGAGACGCCACGACGTCGCTCCGAGTCGCTCAGCAGCCGTTCCACCATGGTCACCACCTCGGGAGCCCCTCGTACCACACCGCAGAGGACGTTTGGGGGGGGCAAAGCGGCCGCCATCTTGCTGGCCGTGGGGGGCCAATTCCTCTTCTGCTGGTTGCCCTACTTCTCCTTCCACCTCTACACCGCCCTGAGCGCCCAACCCTTGGTGGGGCCGGCAGCCGAGACCGTGGTCACTTGGCTCGGTTACTTCTGCTTTACCTCCAACCCCTTCTTCTACGGGTGCCTCAACCGGCAGATCCGGGGCGAGCTGGGACGGCTCCTCACTTGTTTCTTCAAGCAGCCGCCAGAGGAGGACCTGCGGCTGCCCAGCCGGGAGGGGTCCATCGAGGAGAACTTCCTCCAGTTTCTCCAGGGCACTGGTTGTCCCACTGAGCCCCGGacccgcacccccagccccaagcgGGACCAACCTCCCATCGATTTTCGCATCCCGGGGCAGATCGATGAGGACACGGTGGAGGGGACGGAGCGGCGTGGCGGGGATGGGGTCTACGTGCCGGTGGTCGCCTCTCCCAAACCGGAGCTGTAG